From Cucumis melo cultivar AY chromosome 1, USDA_Cmelo_AY_1.0, whole genome shotgun sequence, a single genomic window includes:
- the LOC103490250 gene encoding acetylserotonin O-methyltransferase-like: protein MEVKHKESSSEKEEDGQAIIQMWRYIFRFTEMAAIKCAIDLKIADIIESYGSPVTLSQLSSTLNCSSSLLYRILRFLIHRGIFKRETIDENQIGYSQTPMSRLLAINVENSMAPLLLLETSPVMLAPWQHLSAHLKNSDTSPFEIAHGKDLWNYAEANHEHNLLFNEAMACSAKVIVSAIIEGCGDVFDGVGCLVDVGGGNGSTLNILVKVCPWMKGINFDLPHVVCASPQYENVEHVAGNMFDFVPHADVAFLKWILHDWEDEECIKILKKCKEAIPKSGGKVIIIEAIIIEAEKGEKMKKKLSDVGLMFDLVMMAHTNKGRERTAEEWAFLIHQAGFTRHTITPLQAIQSLIQCFP from the exons ATGGAAGTTAAGCACAAAGAATCTTCATCagagaaggaagaagatggCCAAGCCATCATCCAAATGTGGAGATACATTTTTAGATTCACTGAAATGGCAGCAATAAAATGTGCAATAGACCTTAAAATTGCTGACATTATAGAAAGCTACGGAAGCCCCGTGACATTGTCACAATTATCCTCTACTCTAAATTGTTCTTCTTCTCTCCTTTACCGCATCTTGAGATTTCTCATTCATCGTGGAATTTTCAAACGAGAAACCATTGATGAAAACCAAATAGGTTATTCTCAAACACCTATGTCTCGCTTGCTTGCAATCAATGTTGAGAACAGCATGGCTCCTTTGCTTCTACTGGAAACAAGTCCAGTGATGCTTGCACCATGGCAACACCTGAGTGCTCATTTAAAGAACAGTGACACTTCGCCATTTGAGATTGCTCACGGCAAGGATTTGTGGAATTATGCTGAAGCAAATCATGAACATAATTTGCTGTTCAATGAGGCCATGGCTTGTAGTGCTAAGGTGATTGTTTCAGCTATAATTGAAGGGTGTGGGGATGTTTTTGATGGAGTTGGATGTTTGGTGGATGTTGGAGGTGGAAATGGAAGCACGTTGAACATTTTGGTTAAGGTTTGTCCATGGATGAAAGGTATTAACTTCGATCTTCCTCATGTTGTGTGTGCTTCACCACAATATGAGAATGTGGAGCATGTTGCTGGTAACATGTTTGATTTTGTTCCACATGCCGATGTTGCTTTCCTCAAG TGGATTCTACATGATTGGGAGGATGAAGAAtgtattaaaattttgaagaaatgCAAGGAAGCGATTCCAAAAAGTGGAGGGAAAGTGATAATCATAGAAGCAATAATTATTGAAGCTGAAAAAGgtgagaaaatgaagaagaagttaTCAGATGTGGGGTTGATGTTTGACCTAGTGATGATGGCCCATACCAACAAAGGCAGAGAAAGAACAGCTGAAGAATGGGCTTTCCTTATCCATCAAGCTGGCTTCACTAGACACACCATTACACCCCTTCAAGCTATCCAATCACTCATTCAATGTTTCCCTTAA